In Candidatus Palauibacter scopulicola, the following are encoded in one genomic region:
- a CDS encoding DUF1552 domain-containing protein, whose amino-acid sequence MDIITGKHIPRRTFLRGVGATVALPMLDAMVPAGRLWGSIRPADPTRLIAIEMVHGAAGSTAYGASRGYWSPLQTGRDFDLSTGALASLEPFRDRLTIISDTDIEAAEARIPKEIGGDHFRSSATFLTQSHPRQTEGSDILAGTSMDQLYAQRFGQDTPIPSMQLCIENVDQSGGCAYGYACVYTDTISWASPTEPLPMIRDPRVAFDQLFGAGGSAEERAARRRANRSVLDFISGRIGELRRELGPVDVRRLDRYLDNVREIERRIERVETQNRSGEERALPEAPAGVPDSFVEHVQLMFDLQALAFESDMTRVFSFKLGRDSSARVFPESGVDKPFHPASHHGADEGNIDDFAQINRFHVSMVPYLLERLKNTMDGETDLLEKTMVIYGSPMGDPNVHNHKRCPLFVAGGANGKLDGGLHVRAPAGTPMANALLSLMHTLGLEDVEQFGDSTGTLSLAAPDASAAGS is encoded by the coding sequence ATGGACATCATCACGGGAAAGCACATTCCGCGCCGCACCTTCCTCCGCGGAGTCGGGGCCACGGTGGCGCTTCCGATGCTGGACGCCATGGTTCCCGCCGGACGGCTGTGGGGATCGATCCGCCCCGCGGACCCGACGCGGCTGATCGCGATCGAGATGGTGCACGGCGCCGCGGGCTCGACCGCGTACGGCGCGTCGCGCGGCTACTGGTCGCCGCTGCAGACCGGCCGTGACTTCGACTTGAGCACCGGAGCACTCGCCTCCCTCGAACCGTTCCGGGACCGGCTCACGATCATCAGCGACACCGACATCGAGGCGGCGGAAGCCCGGATCCCCAAGGAGATCGGCGGCGACCACTTCCGCTCGAGCGCGACCTTCCTGACCCAGTCCCACCCCCGGCAGACGGAGGGCTCGGACATCCTGGCCGGGACGTCGATGGATCAGCTCTACGCTCAGCGCTTCGGGCAGGACACGCCGATTCCGTCCATGCAGCTCTGCATCGAGAACGTGGACCAGTCGGGGGGCTGCGCGTACGGCTACGCGTGCGTGTACACGGACACGATCAGCTGGGCGTCGCCGACGGAGCCGCTGCCGATGATCCGCGATCCGCGGGTCGCGTTCGACCAGTTGTTCGGCGCCGGGGGGAGCGCGGAGGAACGCGCCGCCCGCCGCCGGGCAAACCGGAGCGTGCTCGACTTCATCTCGGGCCGCATCGGCGAACTCCGCCGCGAGCTGGGGCCCGTCGACGTCCGCCGGCTCGACCGCTACCTCGACAACGTGCGGGAGATCGAGCGGCGCATCGAGCGGGTCGAGACGCAGAACCGGAGCGGCGAGGAGCGGGCGCTGCCCGAGGCGCCGGCCGGCGTGCCCGACTCGTTCGTCGAGCACGTGCAGCTGATGTTCGACCTCCAGGCGCTCGCCTTCGAGTCCGACATGACGCGCGTGTTCTCCTTCAAGCTCGGGCGCGACTCGTCGGCCCGCGTCTTCCCGGAGAGCGGCGTCGACAAGCCGTTCCACCCCGCCTCGCACCATGGCGCCGACGAGGGGAACATCGACGACTTCGCGCAGATCAACCGCTTCCACGTGTCGATGGTCCCGTACCTGCTTGAGCGCCTGAAAAACACGATGGACGGTGAGACGGATCTGCTCGAGAAGACGATGGTCATCTACGGCTCGCCGATGGGCGACCCCAACGTGCACAACCACAAGCGCTGCCCCCTGTTCGTGGCCGGCGGCGCAAACGGGAAGCTGGACGGCGGACTCCACGTGCGCGCGCCGGCGGGCACGCCGATGGCGAACGCCCTCCTCTCGCTCATGCACACGCTCGGGCTGGAAGACGTCGAGCAGTTCGGCGACAGCACCGGCACCCTGTCGCTCGCCGCCCCCGACGCGAGCGCGGCCGGCTCGTGA